In Pyxidicoccus xibeiensis, the following proteins share a genomic window:
- a CDS encoding alkaline phosphatase PhoX — protein sequence MQRRHFLRLATLGGGTLALGSLAFWRHVYAAPPTLAPVGPYGPLAEAPDAHGLRLARGFTSRIIARGNEVVPGTRYTWHLAADGGACFAMPDGGWVYASNSEVTPDGGVSAVRFSAKGEVTDAYRILSGTHVNCAGGPTPWGTWLSCEEFPRGRVWECDPTRPGQGVPRPAMGAFVHEAVAVDPVGRRLYLTEDAQDGRFYRFTPAEWPSLETGTLEAARVTGDVLKGAKVEWVPVSPEVSASMQPAARDTTAFRGGEGCWYDGGVVYFTTKRDNRVWALTLLTGRLEVLYEAARYPGSPLAGVDNVTVSRAKELFVCEDGDDLQLCLLTPDRKVSPFLQVVGHPGSELAGAAFSPDGQRLYLSSQRGAGGRGVTYEVTGPFRTRAA from the coding sequence ATGCAACGCCGCCACTTCCTGCGCCTCGCCACCCTCGGGGGAGGCACGCTCGCCCTGGGCAGCCTCGCCTTCTGGCGCCACGTGTACGCCGCGCCGCCCACGCTGGCCCCCGTGGGTCCCTATGGACCGCTGGCGGAGGCCCCGGACGCGCACGGCCTGCGGCTGGCACGCGGCTTCACCTCGCGCATCATCGCCCGCGGCAACGAGGTCGTCCCCGGCACGCGCTACACGTGGCACCTGGCCGCGGACGGCGGCGCCTGCTTCGCCATGCCGGACGGCGGCTGGGTGTACGCCTCCAACAGCGAGGTGACTCCCGACGGCGGCGTGTCCGCGGTGCGCTTCAGCGCGAAGGGCGAGGTGACGGACGCGTACCGCATCCTCTCCGGCACCCACGTCAACTGCGCGGGCGGCCCCACGCCCTGGGGCACGTGGCTGTCCTGCGAGGAGTTCCCCCGGGGCCGCGTCTGGGAGTGCGACCCGACGCGGCCCGGCCAGGGCGTGCCCCGGCCCGCCATGGGCGCCTTCGTGCACGAGGCCGTCGCGGTGGACCCGGTGGGCCGCCGCCTGTACCTCACCGAGGACGCGCAGGACGGCCGCTTCTACCGCTTCACCCCGGCGGAGTGGCCGTCGCTGGAGACGGGCACGCTGGAGGCCGCGCGCGTCACCGGCGACGTGCTGAAGGGCGCGAAGGTGGAGTGGGTGCCCGTGTCACCCGAGGTCTCCGCCTCCATGCAGCCGGCCGCGCGGGACACCACGGCGTTCCGGGGCGGCGAGGGCTGCTGGTACGACGGCGGCGTCGTCTACTTCACCACCAAGCGGGACAACCGCGTCTGGGCACTCACGCTCCTCACCGGGCGGCTGGAGGTGCTCTACGAGGCCGCGCGCTACCCGGGCTCGCCGCTGGCCGGCGTGGACAACGTCACCGTGTCGCGCGCGAAGGAGCTCTTCGTGTGCGAGGACGGGGACGACCTGCAGCTGTGCCTCCTTACGCCAGACCGGAAGGTGTCCCCCTTCCTCCAGGTGGTAGGCCACCCCGGCTCGGAGCTGGCGGGCGCGGCGTTCAGCCCGGACGGCCAGCGCCTCTACCTGAGCTCGCAGCGCGGCGCCGGCGGCCGCGGCGTCACCTACGAAGTCACCGGCCCCTTCCGTACCCGGGCCGCTTGA
- a CDS encoding DUF2203 domain-containing protein has translation MLRAMRYFSVEEANRLVPLLARTFERVRPWVERAQQLADTLGSKESTADAHLDALREERDALLERIRGELLQLQEMGLEIKGADGLVDFRAHRGEDPVYLCWRFGEPAVTHWHELQEGFAGRRPIDSPDEFAPTYLS, from the coding sequence ATGCTCAGGGCAATGCGCTACTTCAGCGTGGAAGAAGCCAACCGGCTGGTGCCACTCCTGGCCCGCACCTTCGAGCGCGTCCGTCCCTGGGTGGAGCGGGCGCAGCAGCTCGCGGACACGCTGGGCTCGAAGGAGAGCACGGCCGACGCGCACCTGGACGCCCTGCGCGAGGAGCGCGATGCGCTGCTGGAGCGCATCCGCGGGGAGCTGCTCCAGCTCCAGGAGATGGGGCTGGAAATCAAGGGCGCGGACGGGCTGGTGGACTTCCGCGCCCACCGGGGCGAGGACCCGGTGTACCTGTGCTGGCGCTTCGGCGAGCCGGCCGTCACGCACTGGCACGAGCTGCAGGAGGGCTTCGCGGGACGCAGGCCCATCGACAGCCCGGACGAGTTCGCGCCCACGTACCTCAGCTGA
- a CDS encoding NmrA/HSCARG family protein, translating to MPMAFFRSVLVTGATGQQGGAVARQLLKRGHRVTALVRRVDSPAALELKAMGAALATGDFDDLDSLVQAARGVDAMYAMATPFEAGVETEIRHGMNLADAARLAGIRHYVYSSVAGAAQLTGIPHFDSKHRVELHVRRSGLCYTIIGPTFFMENFTSPMFEEGLKSGVLATGLPPSRGLQMVALEDLAAFTLRVFEEPERYAEQRIDVASDEVTGQQAAGLLSMVSGHRIHYEQLPLDFIRERSEDLAAMYEWLDRVGYHADVLTLRHQHPEIRWHTFEEWARGQDWSALTSPAWPHAAAEPSPPSSH from the coding sequence ATGCCGATGGCTTTCTTCCGCTCCGTGCTCGTCACCGGTGCTACCGGCCAGCAGGGCGGCGCCGTGGCCCGCCAGCTCCTGAAGCGCGGCCACCGCGTCACCGCCCTTGTCCGCCGTGTGGACTCGCCCGCCGCCCTGGAGCTCAAGGCCATGGGGGCCGCGCTGGCGACAGGGGACTTCGATGACCTGGACTCGCTCGTCCAGGCCGCGCGCGGAGTGGACGCCATGTACGCCATGGCCACGCCCTTCGAGGCCGGCGTGGAGACGGAGATACGCCACGGCATGAACCTGGCGGACGCGGCGAGGCTGGCGGGCATCCGTCACTACGTCTACTCGTCGGTGGCGGGCGCGGCGCAGCTCACGGGCATCCCCCACTTCGACAGCAAGCACCGGGTGGAGCTGCACGTGCGGCGCAGCGGCCTCTGCTACACCATCATCGGCCCCACCTTCTTCATGGAGAACTTCACCAGCCCCATGTTCGAGGAGGGGCTGAAGTCGGGGGTGCTCGCCACGGGCCTGCCGCCCTCGCGCGGGCTGCAGATGGTGGCGCTGGAGGACCTGGCCGCCTTCACCCTGCGCGTGTTCGAGGAGCCGGAGCGCTACGCGGAGCAGCGCATCGACGTGGCGTCGGACGAGGTGACGGGCCAGCAGGCCGCGGGGCTGCTCTCCATGGTGAGCGGCCACCGCATCCACTACGAGCAGCTCCCGCTGGACTTCATCCGCGAGCGCAGCGAGGACCTGGCGGCCATGTACGAGTGGCTGGACAGGGTGGGCTACCACGCGGACGTCCTCACGCTCCGGCACCAGCACCCGGAGATTCGCTGGCACACCTTCGAGGAGTGGGCGCGCGGCCAGGACTGGAGCGCCCTCACCTCGCCGGCGTGGCCCCACGCGGCCGCGGAGCCCTCTCCGCCGTCCAGCCACTGA
- a CDS encoding glycoside hydrolase family 15 protein: MPRIADYALLGDCHSAALVGRDGSIDWACFPRFDSPAVFCRILDARRGGSFGVAPEGRYASTRAYLEDTNVLVTTFTTPRGVLEVVDCMPVFPGGATRGTHVGTRHALLRRVRCLSGEVLVRVVVSPRFEYGAFVPRLRLTSWRTAEVVGGADALWVTTTHPLVAREDALRARWTLRAGEEAWVEAAWTPSFVERSPTDAPDQDAFRQRLEDTLTFWRTWVARCAYVGEHARAVRRSALTLKALTYAPTGALVAAPTTSLPEEPGGVRNWDYRFTWLRDASLTLISLLALGYRDEADAFRHWLRRTSAGRAADLQIMYGIQGHRLLPEVELAHLEGHDGARPVRVGNGAVKQLQLDVFGELLEAAWLYARAGGPLSKTNWTFLSGLVEEVCRRWRLPDQGLWEIRDTPRHFVHSKLLCWVALDRALRLARARGLPGPLSRWARERAALRRYLLECAKDGWFPQACGVDAADASTLLVPALGFLPVAHPLVQGTVRVVRERLECDGLLYRYHAPDGLAGGEGTFLLCSFWLVDVLAHAGQWDEAERVLERLLGLANDVGLYAEQALPQTGEALGNFPQAFTHMALVSTCAQLSAVRSALRRPSPAKARDFAGFALESLLVRRRGIAPRLPDASLLGVSMHMAAPE; the protein is encoded by the coding sequence ATGCCCCGCATCGCCGACTACGCGCTCCTGGGAGACTGCCACTCCGCGGCGCTGGTGGGGCGTGACGGCTCCATCGACTGGGCGTGCTTTCCCCGCTTCGACTCGCCCGCCGTGTTCTGCCGCATCCTGGATGCGCGGCGCGGCGGCAGCTTCGGCGTGGCCCCGGAAGGGCGCTACGCCTCCACGCGCGCCTACCTGGAGGACACCAACGTCCTGGTGACGACCTTCACCACGCCGCGCGGCGTGCTGGAGGTGGTGGACTGCATGCCCGTCTTCCCCGGGGGCGCCACGCGCGGTACGCACGTGGGCACGCGGCATGCGCTGCTGCGGCGGGTGCGGTGCCTGTCGGGCGAGGTGCTGGTGCGCGTGGTGGTGTCGCCGCGCTTCGAGTACGGCGCCTTCGTCCCGCGCCTGCGCCTCACCTCGTGGCGCACCGCGGAAGTGGTGGGCGGCGCGGACGCGCTGTGGGTGACGACGACGCACCCGCTGGTGGCCCGCGAGGACGCGCTGCGCGCGCGGTGGACGCTGCGCGCGGGCGAGGAGGCCTGGGTGGAGGCGGCGTGGACGCCCTCCTTCGTGGAGCGCTCCCCCACGGACGCGCCGGACCAGGACGCCTTCCGCCAGCGGCTGGAGGACACGCTCACCTTCTGGCGGACGTGGGTTGCCCGCTGCGCCTACGTGGGCGAGCACGCCCGCGCGGTGCGGCGCTCGGCGCTCACCCTCAAGGCGCTCACGTACGCCCCCACCGGCGCGCTGGTGGCCGCGCCCACCACGTCGCTGCCGGAGGAGCCCGGGGGCGTGCGCAACTGGGACTACCGCTTCACCTGGCTGCGCGACGCCTCGCTGACGCTCATCTCGCTGCTGGCGCTGGGCTACCGCGACGAGGCGGATGCCTTCCGTCACTGGCTGCGGCGCACCAGCGCGGGGCGCGCGGCGGACCTGCAAATCATGTACGGCATCCAGGGCCACCGCCTGCTGCCGGAGGTGGAGCTGGCGCACCTGGAGGGGCACGACGGCGCGCGGCCGGTGCGCGTGGGCAACGGCGCGGTGAAGCAGCTCCAGCTCGACGTGTTCGGCGAGCTGCTGGAGGCCGCGTGGCTGTACGCGCGCGCGGGCGGGCCCCTGTCGAAGACGAACTGGACGTTCCTGTCGGGGCTGGTGGAGGAGGTGTGCCGCCGCTGGCGCCTGCCGGACCAGGGGCTGTGGGAGATTCGCGACACGCCCCGGCACTTCGTCCACTCCAAGCTGCTGTGCTGGGTGGCGCTGGACAGGGCCCTGCGGCTGGCCCGGGCGCGCGGGCTGCCGGGGCCGCTGTCGCGCTGGGCCCGCGAGCGCGCGGCGCTGCGCCGCTACCTGCTGGAGTGCGCGAAGGACGGCTGGTTCCCGCAGGCGTGCGGCGTGGACGCGGCGGATGCGTCCACGCTGCTGGTGCCGGCGCTGGGCTTCCTGCCGGTGGCGCACCCGCTCGTCCAGGGCACGGTGCGCGTGGTGCGCGAGCGGCTGGAGTGCGACGGGCTGCTGTACCGCTACCACGCCCCCGACGGGCTCGCGGGCGGGGAGGGCACCTTCCTGCTGTGCTCGTTCTGGCTGGTGGACGTGCTGGCCCACGCAGGCCAGTGGGACGAGGCGGAGCGGGTGCTGGAGCGGCTGCTGGGGTTGGCCAACGACGTGGGGTTGTACGCGGAGCAGGCGCTGCCCCAGACGGGCGAGGCGCTGGGCAACTTTCCCCAGGCCTTCACCCACATGGCGCTGGTGTCCACCTGCGCGCAGCTGTCCGCCGTGCGCTCGGCGCTGCGCCGGCCCTCGCCCGCGAAGGCGCGCGACTTCGCCGGCTTCGCGCTGGAGTCGCTGCTGGTGCGCCGGCGGGGGATTGCCCCGCGCCTGCCCGACGCCAGCCTGCTCGGCGTCTCCATGCACATGGCCGCGCCGGAGTGA
- a CDS encoding MFS transporter has protein sequence MRAAWHALLSRMGLTRPELRAWAMYDWANSAYVTTIIAVVFPLYYASVVSDGLPREVATSRYATATAVALGSVAVLSPVLGALSDRAGRIKQMLGLFLGLGVLTTVGLATVGRGDWAWGLVLFGLGNVGVAGSIVFADALLRHIARDEELDRVSTAGYALGYLGGGLLLAAQLVLLLQPRWFGLPDAAAASRVAFLSVAVWWAAFSVPLFRRIPEPKPLVNGRDHRLSLRGTFQQLMETAKGLRQHRQAMLLLVAYLLYSDGIGTIIRLSTLYGTELGISRGALIGALLLTQTVGVPCAVLFGKGAARVGAKRALMLALAVYVGVTFLGYFMHTAAHFFALALLVGMVQGGSQALSRSLYAQMVPRDRAAEFFGIFSVFEKVTAVAGPLVFAAAVELTGSSRQGVLSLLFFFGAGAAVLWRVDVEAGRRAAREAEARAGWSEAPLAAGVPPGGPA, from the coding sequence ATGAGGGCCGCCTGGCACGCGCTGCTGTCACGCATGGGCCTCACCCGGCCGGAGCTGCGCGCCTGGGCGATGTACGACTGGGCCAACTCCGCCTACGTCACCACCATCATCGCGGTGGTCTTCCCCCTCTACTACGCGTCCGTCGTGTCGGACGGGCTGCCGCGCGAGGTGGCCACCAGCCGCTATGCCACCGCCACCGCGGTGGCGCTGGGCTCGGTGGCGGTGCTGTCGCCGGTGCTGGGCGCGCTGAGCGACAGGGCGGGGCGCATCAAGCAGATGCTGGGCCTCTTCCTGGGACTGGGCGTGCTGACCACGGTGGGGCTGGCCACGGTGGGGCGCGGGGACTGGGCCTGGGGGCTGGTGCTCTTCGGCCTGGGCAACGTGGGCGTGGCGGGGAGCATCGTTTTCGCCGACGCGCTCTTGCGCCACATCGCCCGGGACGAGGAGCTGGACCGGGTGTCCACCGCCGGCTACGCGCTGGGCTACCTGGGCGGGGGGCTGCTGCTGGCGGCGCAGCTGGTGCTGCTCCTGCAGCCGCGCTGGTTCGGCCTGCCGGACGCGGCGGCGGCGTCTCGCGTGGCGTTCCTCTCCGTGGCTGTGTGGTGGGCGGCCTTCTCGGTGCCGCTGTTCCGGCGCATCCCCGAGCCGAAGCCCCTGGTGAATGGCAGGGACCACCGGCTGTCGCTGCGCGGAACCTTCCAGCAGCTCATGGAGACGGCGAAGGGGCTGCGCCAGCACCGGCAGGCGATGCTCTTGCTGGTGGCGTACCTGCTCTACAGCGACGGCATCGGCACCATCATCCGGCTGTCCACGCTGTACGGGACGGAGCTGGGCATCAGCCGGGGCGCGCTGATTGGCGCGCTGCTGCTGACGCAGACGGTGGGTGTGCCGTGCGCGGTGCTGTTCGGCAAGGGCGCGGCCCGGGTGGGCGCGAAGAGGGCGCTGATGCTGGCGCTGGCGGTGTACGTGGGGGTGACGTTCCTGGGCTACTTCATGCACACGGCGGCGCACTTCTTCGCGCTCGCGCTGCTGGTGGGCATGGTGCAGGGCGGGAGCCAGGCGTTGAGCCGGTCGCTGTATGCGCAGATGGTGCCGCGCGACAGGGCGGCGGAGTTCTTCGGCATCTTCAGCGTCTTCGAGAAGGTGACGGCGGTGGCGGGCCCGCTGGTGTTCGCCGCGGCGGTGGAGCTGACGGGCTCCAGCCGGCAGGGGGTGCTGTCGCTGCTCTTCTTCTTCGGGGCGGGCGCGGCGGTGCTGTGGCGCGTGGACGTGGAGGCGGGCCGGCGCGCGGCGCGCGAGGCGGAGGCGCGCGCGGGCTGGAGCGAGGCGCCGCTGGCCGCCGGTGTGCCTCCCGGCGGCCCGGCGTAG
- a CDS encoding ornithine cyclodeaminase family protein, whose amino-acid sequence MRTLLLTRSDVSRNLQALTLLDDMREAFRSDALARTVAPQRARAPVHSEGTALVLFPGSLPGIPAYTVKVHAKFPGQTPAIQGVVQLNDLATGALLAVMDSGHLTAVRTGVVGALAADVLARPDASRVALIGAGRQAVLQLKSLRLVRSLSHVRVYDTELERGMALATRMYQELNLPVRVEESVADAVADADIVVTSTWSREPFLHPGMVRPGTHVITLGADEPGKAEVSAELLRQSLFVVDHRALAVASGAAGAVGLGEDAIHAELGEILAGMKPGRTSPEQVTVFGAVGLPFQDLAAAWHVYQAAQGDDAVQGLDFGA is encoded by the coding sequence ATGCGCACCCTCCTGCTGACCCGCTCCGATGTGTCCCGCAACCTCCAGGCGCTCACCCTCCTGGACGACATGCGCGAGGCCTTCCGCTCCGATGCCCTGGCGCGCACGGTGGCCCCGCAACGCGCCCGCGCCCCCGTGCACTCGGAGGGCACCGCGCTGGTGCTCTTCCCCGGCAGCCTGCCCGGCATCCCCGCCTATACGGTGAAGGTGCACGCGAAGTTCCCCGGGCAGACGCCGGCGATTCAAGGCGTGGTGCAGCTCAACGACCTGGCCACGGGCGCGCTGCTGGCGGTGATGGACTCGGGCCACCTGACGGCGGTGCGCACGGGCGTGGTGGGCGCGCTCGCGGCGGACGTGCTGGCGCGGCCGGACGCCAGCCGGGTGGCGCTCATCGGCGCGGGGCGGCAGGCCGTGCTGCAGCTCAAGTCGCTGCGGCTGGTGCGCTCGCTGTCCCACGTGCGCGTCTACGACACCGAGCTCGAGCGCGGGATGGCCCTCGCCACGCGCATGTACCAGGAGCTGAACCTGCCGGTGCGCGTGGAGGAGTCCGTGGCGGACGCGGTGGCGGACGCGGACATCGTCGTGACGTCGACGTGGAGCCGTGAGCCCTTCCTGCACCCGGGCATGGTGCGGCCGGGCACGCACGTCATCACCCTGGGCGCGGACGAGCCGGGCAAGGCGGAGGTGTCCGCGGAGCTGCTGCGCCAGTCGCTCTTCGTCGTGGACCACCGGGCGCTGGCCGTGGCCAGCGGCGCGGCGGGCGCGGTGGGGCTGGGCGAGGACGCCATCCATGCGGAGCTGGGCGAAATCCTGGCCGGGATGAAGCCCGGGCGCACGTCGCCGGAGCAGGTGACGGTGTTCGGCGCGGTGGGGCTGCCCTTCCAGGACCTGGCGGCCGCGTGGCACGTGTACCAGGCCGCCCAGGGCGACGACGCCGTGCAGGGCCTGGACTTCGGCGCATGA